Proteins encoded in a region of the Bactrocera tryoni isolate S06 chromosome 4, CSIRO_BtryS06_freeze2, whole genome shotgun sequence genome:
- the LOC120774412 gene encoding p21-activated protein kinase-interacting protein 1-like — MEVIIGTYEEFLLGYKLIINENASFVQSFADKSHAGPLKCLAVHGNFVATGATDDRIFFYDMRSRKQTNIILSHEGTINALAFTPDNSHLLSGGDDGRMIATRQNTWATEGNWKAHKGLAVNQISCHPSGKLALSLGADRVLCTWNLVKGRVAYRTNLKSRSTLGTQPDCLTWSPTGDYFTLCGFRAAEIWSIKSADALVSRKTKEKPICVCWVADELCLVGLESGKILWLEVTEEEGEEDEKEHFTEAHDTRVKVMALHKDTLITISSSGEMKAWQVNISKKNLKLMCTTNIGCRPTCLSILDLTQFGGAFVLKNNDTKEDKQQVNIVAKKTVKPPERGVVTIEYEEDAQDEPEQESSDDDTDSSEPSSSQVQEKSRKRKGNVDKKAQSQTKKNQSKQKGPPLSKKQKNNKNK, encoded by the exons ATGGAAGTAATTATCGGAACTTATGAGGAATTCCTCCTCGGTTATAAActcataataaatgaaaatgcaaGTTTTGTGCAATCCTTTGCGGATAAATCACATGCGGGTCCACTCAAATGCCTAGCAGTGCATGGAAATTTCGTGGCTACTGGCGCCACAGATGATCGTATCTTCTTTTATGACATGCGTTCgagaaaacaaacaaat ATTATTTTGTCGCATGAGGGTACCATCAACGCATTGGCTTTTACACCGGACAACTCACATTTGCTATCAGGCGGCGACGATGGACGTATGATTGCGACACGTCAAAACACCTGGGCCACAGAGGGTAATTGGAAGGCACACAAGGGTTTAGCAGTCAATCAAATTAGCTGTCATCCGAGTGGCAAGCTAGCACTGTCACTCGGTGCAGATCGTGTATTATGCACATGGAATCTGGTAAAGGGGCGTGTAGCGTACCGAACAAATTTAAAGAGTCGCAGTACGTTGGGCACGCAACCAGATTGTCTGACGTGGTCGCCAACTGGTGATTATTTCACATTATGTGGTTTTCGCGCTGCAGAAATTTGGTCTATCAAATCAGCAGATGCCTTGGTGAGtcgaaaaacaaaagaaaagccTATATGTGTTTGCTGGGTGGCTGATGAATTGTGTCTGGTTGGCTTGGAGAGTGGTAAAATATTGTGGCTTGAAGTGACAGAAGAAGAAGGGGAAGAAGATGAAAAG gAACATTTTACGGAAGCGCACGACACAAGAGTTAAAGTTATGGCTTTGCATAAAGACACATTAATAACAATATCGAG ttccGGCGAAATGAAAGCTTGGCAAGtgaatataagcaaaaaaaatttgaaactaatGTGCACAACCAACATCGGATGTCGTCCGACCTGCCTTAGCATTTTAGACCTAACACAATTCGGTGGCGCTTTTGTTTTAAAGAATAACGACAcaaaagaagacaaacaacAAGTGAATATTGTAGCAAAGAAAACTGTGAAGCCGCCAGAACGTGGTGTTGTGACGATTGAATATGAGGAGGATGCACAAGACGAACCAGAGCAAGAAAGCAGTGACGATGACACAGATTCATCTGAACCGAGCAGCAGTCAAGTGCA